A single window of Sporosarcina sp. Marseille-Q4943 DNA harbors:
- a CDS encoding nucleotide excision repair endonuclease, with protein MISITIPNPDVTIQQRKQEMNGEEAPIKPINGFIDLHEIPRDKGGLILFYNNRDELLFTGKARKLRQRVKKHLEDNVSPLKNHRDEVNKISVIVVEDPMEREIYETYIINTMRAKYNVDKVFFE; from the coding sequence ATGATCTCAATTACAATACCGAATCCGGATGTAACGATTCAGCAACGCAAGCAAGAAATGAACGGTGAGGAAGCGCCGATTAAACCGATCAATGGTTTTATCGATCTTCATGAAATTCCGCGTGATAAAGGTGGACTAATCCTTTTTTACAATAATCGTGATGAACTGCTGTTTACAGGAAAAGCAAGAAAGCTTCGTCAGCGTGTGAAAAAGCATCTTGAGGATAACGTATCTCCATTGAAAAACCATCGGGATGAAGTTAACAAAATTTCAGTTATCGTCGTTGAAGATCCGATGGAGCGGGAAATTTATGAAACCTACATCATTAATACAATGCGTGCAAAATATAATGTAGACAAAGTGTTTTTCGAATAA